A single Anopheles funestus chromosome 2RL, idAnoFuneDA-416_04, whole genome shotgun sequence DNA region contains:
- the LOC125760773 gene encoding serine-rich adhesin for platelets, whose translation MINLSTSTAAHAYACRTGGSGMVVGRNVPNSRGIHSLRPFVGNVAVADTDSAIETADGLEMISHGYGSINGFRHNRFQYEIPTVGQHYGNAFHLAEDDEELRDFIVERHHYGTDVHNLMEEHIVEDDDEEEDIEMSTAVEVISIDPNCDYDTDEEDDDVEEDVKYENETENERVQEYENGEEYEESEKDSYQAQTSALQTVARNVTVAVDAVNAVIGCSQEVNEMCSDYVAGIHCPTEDEQLEAADRSRSRNCSNTDSSSTSSSSRDSSTSSSNSEAISFVKAKSKEVAFVSPNRQTEERTKDLAMHQCRQYSYHSEDGEEDGETEEEDEDEDDDPDLDFSPTKNTLWELPAKLLQDKSGTKKSKTQPHGRRKRCSSSQRQSFSMPHSPVGAGKTDNRGVIGGLLPTSLSFDDLDSLVCDLSPMKNLPIDKASTNDTEEEDLLVDPLVDAANFDLTAYITGDDTIGCDTNSKRLTVESRHQKRGTVQCIVEPAQSPVRVLPKSRGKELKVLRQHMLPREYQHSFIAPEETEPTSNGKRDSATKAGRKLTMDDESSEAEDEHTVIAQANNKSAEYRNRGTKRKVVDDTDKDPTWNPNGGGVSKSKPENKLSNQKQSASVGLGMNANLSVSNATNKHLVGSSHCNSSEEGEKVFSQPTVTVKKGTKFGQVIKTETSSTKGQVLGLPKKSHSNATVKPASAKVERHDHQIHTNVHRKKTNVKLDHDYCSSKRSTLIHSATGGNVVSSLGLTSGQQRKTIEIPFLLPTKEQLRQERKLQKEKKRSEQLMAAKKHLPQSDVSPTSYDNGKDKQVQEYQSCNGKGSVSVASKAQKIGTSLSGPLSNAEHLLSTFERKRTDVNKTCVNKITTGSSSGSSNANDVSQLDARVVEVKKNSAPPNGIGGSVKRQISLLKINQPAAAVTIPTESGGITSHVSISTQVKIDETISSFTAATLNEKISRQCVTAGSQQQEVVVTGNTGLTTLSEEAKNKHEVVVRKKLNLQEYKKRREHPESAPEGVPKATNSTHQQKIIDNRSNGSSANSTNGYSNSKVPALNDAVISKPEQTISKSDTQNSKAAVTITEPLDPISAAKMKALRMQQLKKEAAIKSNEVKLSQKTIPLMPILPLEQITSLEFDEHGNPLPLDEAKVRQRVEGDGVQDALKLHPDYEEIIIVSIGCNTSLTITPSENDTQTSTELVQVSCQLDQRQQQHNSKHATGCENEASRLLNISDTIKRCCPSVDTMPGSSLIASIQEVMIKKSNISTSIHGTVATGATQTAPVGSEASIAEGAVSLKAETMSNATVTENNAVGGGAARDHQYVLHQSSPYVGVSPPSSFSPGKPERAHTTNTRPAVDNIMSSPSKQIRTSKTSVNGTQMHSLSGSIATQTELDTNATSVVEHGEDKIIMHLRKDRVRAQRTDAATQTDSCGRFPPLCKLSPPRVSAKEQKQRVDNSQESIVEKQRAQHKRTERRSYRRHHYRNGSESPSAADSDAADRPSSRSKSHQERQRARDRHSHSHSRSRSRHRSSRRRSSCSSGSRSRSRSDYSRVHHHHRSHQHGSNGTSGSGCNNTSRYSRSRRKSRTCSRSSSSTSSSRYGSRGRRSLSSSSSTSSMSSSGSSDGGHGAVHSSRSRSRSPRRSRSRSDIRSSTPDRHRYNSREHLNHRRAISPERKIVYVGRLESTARKVDLQQKFQPYGKIVKITLHLKANGSRYGFVTFEKPQHAYDAIDACGTDPNLRNYDVSFGGRRAFCRTQYADLDGEVSNDHDHQMPYVTVEGALLLPSRGPTPYSGPALCHKEPTYGSGGLTGGGMTESFDDLLKKFKKEIGARKT comes from the exons ATGATAAATCTTTCCACATCGACTGCGGCACATGCATACGCTTGTCGTACCGGCGGAAGCGGAATGGTGGTAGGCAGGAATGTGCCTAACAGTCGCGGAATCCACTCTCTACGGCCCTTTGTTGGAAATGTGGCAGTCGCAGATACTGACAGTGCTATAGAAACAGCCGATGGGCTAGAAATGATCAGCCACGGATATGGCAGTATTAATGGCTTTCGACACAATCG GTTTCAATACGAAATACCCACCGTCGGCCAGCACTATGGAAATGCCTTTCATTTGgctgaagatgatgaagaacTGCGCGATTTTATCGTCGAGCGTCATCATTATGGCACCGATGTGCACAACCTCATGGAGGAACACATTgttgaggatgatgatgaa GAGGAAGATATCGAAATGTCCACTGCAGTGGAGGTGATATCGATTGATCCAAATTGTGATTATGATACTGACGAGGAGGACGATGATGTTGAAGAAGATGTTAAGTATGAgaatgaaacagaaaacgaaAGAGTTCAAGAGTACGAAAATGGTGAAGAGTATGAAGAATCGGAAAAAGATTCATACCAGGCACAAACGAGTGCACTGCAGACCGTCGCACGTAACGTGACGGTTGCGGTTGATGCAGTAAATGCCGTAATAGGATGCTCGCAAGAAGTGAATGAAATGTGTAGTGATTATGTTGCCGGCATCCATTGTCCAACCGAAGACGAACAGCTGGAAGCTGCCGATCGCAGTAGAAGTAGAAATTGTAGTAACACTGACAGCAGTTCCACTAGTAGCTCTAGTCGTGATAGTAGCACCAGCAGCTCGAACAGCGAAGCTATTTCCTTCGTTAAGGCTAAAAGTAAGGAGGTAGCTTTTGTGTCCCCCAACCGGCAAACAGAAGAGCGAACGAAAGACTTAGCGATGCACCAATGCCGCCAATACTCGTATCATTCCGAAGATGGCGAAGAGGACGGGGAGACCGAAGAAGAGGACGAAGACGAAGATGATGATCCAGATTTAGATTTTAGTCCCACTAAAAATACGCTTTGGGAGCTTCCGGCTAAATTGTTGCAGGATAAGTCaggtacaaaaaaatccaaaacacaACCGCACGGGCGCCGGAAACGTTGCTCCTCTAGTCAACGGCAATCGTTCTCAATGCCTCATTCTCCGGTTGGTGCCGGGAAGACTGATAATAGGGGTGTTATCGGTGGACTACTACCGACCAGTCTAAGTTTCGACGATCTCGATTCGCTGGTATGCGATTTAAGCCCGATGAAAAATCTGCCAATCGACAAGGCTTCCACTAACGATACGGAGGAAGAAGATTTGCTAGTCGATCCGCTGGTTGATGCAGCCAATTTTGACCTGACCGCATATATTACGGGAGATGATACGATCGGTTGCGACACTAACTCTAAGCGATTAACAGTTGAGAGCAGACATCAAAAACGTGGCACTGTACAGTGTATTGTTGAACCGGCGCAATCCCCTGTTCGTGTTCTTCCAAAGTCCCGCGGTAAGGAACTAAAGGTACTACGTCAGCATATGCTTCCTCGAGAGTATCAGCACAGTTTCATCGCACCCGAGGAAACTGAACCGACGTCGAATGGAAAACGGGACAGTGCAACAAAAGCGGGCCGGAAGTTAACGATGGATGATGAAAGCAGTGAAGCGGAAGATGAGCATACAGTTATAGCGcaagcaaataataaaagcGCCGAATATCGAAACCGAGGCACAAAGAGAAAGGTAGTCGACGATACTGATAAGGATCCTACATGGAATCCAAACGGTGGTGGCGTTAGTAAATCAAAACCTGAAAATAAGTTatcaaatcaaaaacaatCGGCTTCGGTTGGTTTAGGAATGAATGCTAATCTTTCCGTTTCTAATGCTACTAATAAGCATCTTGTTGGCAGCAGTCACTGTAATAGCAGCGAAGAAGGAGAAAAGGTTTTTTCACAACCTACTGTAACGGTCAAAAAGGGGACGAAATTTGGGCAAGTGATAAAGACGGAAACGTCCTCCACGAAGGGTCAAGTGTTAGGTTTGCCTAAAAAATCTCATAGCAACGCTACCGTAAAACCAGCCTCTGCTAAAGTTGAGCGACACGATCATCAAATCCACACTAATGTCCATCGTAAGAAGACAAATGTGAAATTAGATCATGATTATTGCTCGTCTAAACGGAGTACACTCATACACTCGGCCACGGGAGGAAATGTAGTGAGTTCTTTGGGTCTTACCAGTGGTCAGCAACGGAAAACCATTGAGATTCCATTTCTCCTGCCAACGAAAGAGCAGCTACGCCAGGAGCGCAAGTTACAGAAGGAAAAGAAGCGCTCCGAACAACTgatggcagcaaaaaaacatctgCCACAATCAGACGTAAGTCCTACATCATATGATAATGGCAAAGATAAGCAAGTCCAGGAGTACCAAAGCTGTAACGGCAAAGGGAGCGTTAGTGTAGCAAGTAAAGCGCAAAAGATAGGAACGTCTCTCAGTGGCCCGCTATCCAATGCCGAACATTTGCTGTCGACATTCGAAAGGAAACGAACtgatgtaaataaaacatgtgTGAATAAGATCACTACTGGGAGCAGCAGTGGTAGTAGTAACGCTAATGATGTTAGCCAATTGGACGCGCGCGTAGTTGAGGTAAAGAAGAATAGTGCGCCTCCTAATGGCATCGGTGGTAGTGTTAAACGCCAGATTTCACTGCTGAAGATAAATCAACCCGCAGCCGCAGTCACGATACCAACTGAGAGTGGTGGCATCACAAGTCATGTGAGCATCAGTACACAggtgaaaattgatgaaacgATAAGCAGTTTCACTGCAGCAACgctgaatgaaaaaataagtcGCCAATGTGTTACGGCTGGAAGTCAGCAGCAGGAAGTTGTTGTGACTGGCAATACCGGCTTGACGACACTTAGTGAAGAGGCCAAAAATAAACACGAAGTGGTAGTGCGTAAAAAGCTTAATCTACAAGAGTACAAAAAGCGTCGCGAACATCCAGAGTCTGCGCCGGAAGGTGTTCCGAAGGCAACCAACAGTACCCATCAGCAAAAAATTATCGACAATAGAAGTAATGGTAGTTCCGCAAATTCTACAAACGGGTATAGCAATAGTAAGGTACCAGCGTTAAATGATGCGGTGATATCAAAACCAGAACAAACGATATCCAAGTCAGACACTCAGAACAGTAAAGCAGCGGTAACGATAACGGAACCTCTGGACCCTATTTCTGCCGCTAAGATGAAAGCTTTGCGCATGCAGCAATTGAAGAAGGAGGCGGCAATTAAATCAAACGAAGTGAAACTCAGTCAAAAAACGATACCTCTCATGCCGATTCTACCGCTAGAACAGATCACCTCTCTCGAGTTCGACGAGCACGGCAATCCGTTGCCGTTGGACGAAGCAAAAGTAAGGCAACGTGTAGAGGGTGACGGTGTTCAAGACGCGTTAAAATTGCATCCGGATTATGAGGAAATCATTATCGTTTCGATCGGTTGCAATACGTCCCTTACGATAACACCTTCGGAGAACGATACGCAAACGTCAACAGAACTAGTGCAAGTCAGTTGTCAGCTAGATCAACGTCAGCAACAGCACAATTCGAAGCATGCAACCGGTTGCGAAAACGAAGCTTCACGGCTGTTGAACATATCGGACACCATAAAACGATGCTGTCCGTCGGTGGACACAATGCCCGGCAGTTCGCTAATAGCGAGCATACAGGAGgtgatgataaaaaaatcaaacattagcACCTCCATTCACGGAACGGTTGCAACAGGAGCAACGCAAACCGCACCAGTCGGTTCGGAAGCATCGATAGCGGAAGGTGCAGTATCACTGAAAGCCGAAACAATGTCGAATGCAACTGTTACCGAAAATAATGCTGTTGGAGGAGGAGCAGCACGTGATCATCAGTATGTTTTGCATCAAAGCTCTCCGTACGTGGGCGTATCTCCTCCTAGCTCCTTCTCTCCAGGGAAGCCGGAACGggcacacacaacaaacacacgacCGGCGGTTGACAATATCATGTCCAGTCCGAGCAAACAAATTCGAACCTCTAAAACATCCGTCAATGGAACGCAGATGCATTCCTTGTCTGGGTCTATAGCGACACAAACAGAGCTCGATACAAATGCCACATCGGTGGTAGAGCACGGTGAAGACAAAATAATCATGCATTTGCGGAAAGATCGCGTGCGTGCACAGCGCACCGATGCAGCGACACAAACCGATTCGTGCGGTCGGTTTCCTCCGCTGTGCAAACTTTCGCCTCCGCGCGTCTCAGCGAAGGAGCAGAAACAGCGCGTTGACAACAGTCAGGAGTCCATCGTTGAGAAGCAACGCGCGCAACACAAGCGCACCGAAAGACGATCGTACCGTCGGCATCATTACAGAAACGGTAGCGAATCGCCATCCGCTGCAGATTCGGATGCAGCTGATCGACCGTCTAGTCGATCGAAATCCCACCAGGAACGGCAGAGGGCGCGGGATCGTCATAGCCATAGTCACAGCCGTAGCCGCAGTCGACATCGTTCCTCGCGACGTCGTTCTTCGTGCTCGTCTGGTTCGCGTTCGCGCTCACGAAGTGATTACTCGCGTGTGCATCACCACCATCGCAGCCATCAGCACGGCAGCAACGGAACCAGTGGCAGCGGGTGCAACAATACTAGCCGTTATTCGCGCAGTCGTCGAAAATCGCGCACGTGCTCGAGATCATCCTCCTCGACGTCATCGTCCCGGTACGGTAGTCGGGGACGTCGCTCACTGTCTTCCTCCTCATCGACCAGTTCGATGTCGTCTTCCGGGTCGTCCGATGGTGGCCATGGTGCGGTGCATTCTTCGCGCAGCCGTTCTCGTTCACCCCGACGATCCCGTTCCCGCTCGGATATACGCTCGAGCACACCCGATCGTCACCGATATAACTCGCGAGAGCACCTTAACCACCGCCGAGCGATCTCACCTG aaCGCAAGATTGTGTACGTCGGTCGGCTAGAGAGCACCGCGCGGAAAGTAGATTTACAACAGAAATTCCAACCCTACGGTAAAATCGTCAAAATTACTCTACACCTCAAGGCCAACGG CTCTCGGTATGGATTCGTAACGTTCGAAAAACCACAGCATGCGTACGATGCAATTGATGCTTGCGGAACAGATCCAAACCTGCGGAACTATGACGTCAGCTTTGGCGGACGCCGAGCTTTCTGTCGCACACAGTATGCGGATTTGG ACGGTGAAGTGTCCAACGATCACGATCATCAGATGCCATACGTAACGGTCGAAGGAGCATTGCTGCTTCCGTCCAGGGGACCAACACCGTACAGTGGTCCTGCTTTGTGCCACAAAGAACCCACATATGGGAGCGGTGGGCTCACTGGCGGTGGTATGACAGAAAGCTTTGATGATTTGCTGAAGAAGTTCAAGAAGGAGATAGGTGCACGGAAAACATGA